One genomic window of Arvicola amphibius chromosome 4, mArvAmp1.2, whole genome shotgun sequence includes the following:
- the Spag5 gene encoding sperm-associated antigen 5 isoform X1, translating to MWRVKTLNLCLSPSPQPGKPAMRTPLRELKLQPGALTNSEKRPPMFSSLTPYLRKLELKERNSNLSPVDFISPENNCPSEQVSQPSESTEACQRESDPPPESTFPLGTSEKAADTMDDFVVEPMDESLIETMVLLPFPLGQQQDLMLEALLDTRAEKNSSSLNESSGLEDLVEKEVAPCMEDSFTEVVSIRPEQPASQDPPSHLPEYPPEPCSEQFHCFEENPQGVNPEAAPEHLVPSENVLTFSVALTEDLPVDHVDPGEETVEYRVIQETSIPTFPEGVESGHQALATNADVPSVSLTSSLVEMGTQEAPGPTTEDASRIPGLDSETWMSPLAWLENGVNTSVMLQNLRQRLSFPAVLQDAAIGNTPLSTCSVGTSFTPPAPAEAGTKHSASETERLLLGCGPLDLTALSRHDLEENLLNSLAMLEVLSHQLQAWKRQLPLPHRDSQDGSTQTDSSPSEVTKTPKLLQDSKEIRQALLQARNVMQSWLLVSRELISLLHLSLTHMTEDRMTVSQESQRADTLISSCSHVLKKLRAKLQSLRTEREEARHREEMALKGKDAAEAVLEAFRTHASQRISQLEQDLTSMRTFRGLLQEAQTQLTELHTEQEELAQQTVSLTSALQQDWTSVHLDYGTWAALLSRARGLTEKLTIKSRQALQERDAAVEEKKQVSKKLEQVSAHLEDYKDQIEQLKLENSHLTTELQAQLQSLTSTESQLKELQSQHTHCVQDLATKDELLCQLTQSNKEQTAQWQKKEMELQHTQAQLQHQRAVLAKEVQDLKETLEFADQESQVAHLELGQIECQLRGTLEVLRERSLQCETLRDTVQNLKAELASTTARHEKQALEKTSQHSQELRLLTQQLQSLSLFLQAKLKENKAESEVILPSTGCAPAQEHPLLNDSTISENTLTAVADEEPEPVPVPLLGSDKSAFTRVASAMSPQPTETPDLEKSLAEMSTTLLELQSLCSLLQESREEAVGALQRKICELQTRLQDQEEEHQEAQKAKEADIEKLNQTLCLCYKNEKELQELIQKQSEKILGQIDKSSELISLRKEVTELTHSLRHAETENKVLQEALEGQLDPSCQPIATNWIQEKVSLSQEVDKLRVMFLEMKNEKAKLMVKYQSHRNILEENLRRSDTELKKLDDTIQHIYETLLSVPEVVKSCRELQGLLEFLS from the exons ATGTGGAGGGTTAAGACACTGAATCTCTGCTTGTCGCCTTCGCCCCAACCG GGAAAACCAGCTATGAGAACTCCTCTCCGAGAGCTGAAACTGCAGCCCGGAGCCCTCACCAATTCAGAGAAAAGGCCGCCGATGTTCTCCTCGTTGACCCCATACCTGCGCAAGCTGGAGCTGAAG GAAAGGAACAGCAACTTATCTCCAGTGGATTTTATCAGTCCTGAGAACAACTGCCCTTCAGAACAGGTCAGTCAGCCTTCAGAGTCCACAGAAGCTTGTCAGCGTGAGTCTGACCCACCTCCCGAGAGCACCTTTCCTCTTGGTACATCAGAGAAAGCAGCAGACACAATGGATGACTTTGTAGTAGAACCAATGGATGAAAGTCTAATTGAGACCATGGTTCTTCTACCCTTCCCACTAGGGCAGCAGCAAGACCTGATGCTTGAGGCTCTCTTAGATaccagagcagagaaaaacagcagCTCTCTAAATGAGTCTTCAGGGCTGGAGGATCTGGTGGAGAAAGAGGTGGCGCCCTGTATGGAAGACAGCTTTACAGAAGTTGTTTCTATTAGGCCTGAGCAACCTGCATCTCAGGACCCTCCATCTCACCTCCCAGAATATCCACCAGAACCCTGTTCTGAGCAGTTCCACTGCTTTGAAGAAAACCCGCAAGGCGTTAACCCTGAAGCTGCACCTGAGCACTTAGTACCTtctgaaaatgtcttgactttcTCTGTGGCCTTGACTGAAGATTTACCCGTTGATCACGTAGACCCAGGGGAGGAAACTGTTGAGTACAGAGTTATACAGGAAACAAGCATTCCCACATTCCCTGAGGGGGTTGAATCGGGACATCAAGCACTGGCTACAAATGCAGATGTCCCATCTGTATCTCTGACATCGAGTCTAGTAGAAATGGGAACCCAGGAAGCTCCAGGCCCAACTACAGAAGATGCTAGTAGGATTCCTGGCTTAGATTCAGAGACTTGGATGTCCCCACTGGCCTGGCTAGAAAATGGTGTGAATACATCAGTCATGCTACAGAATCTCCGCCAGAGGTTATCCTTCCCCGCTGTGCTTCAGGATGCAGCCATTGGCAATACACCCCTCTCCACCTGTTCTGTGGGAACTTCTTttactcctccagcaccagcaGAAGCAGGCACCAAGCACAGTGCTTCAGAGACAGAGCGCCTCCTCTTGGG CTGCGGTCCTCTGGATCTGACTGCCTTGTCCCGACACGACCTGGAAGAGAACCTGTTGAACTCCCTTGCTATGCTGGAAGTTCTTTCCCACCAGCTTCAAGCCTGGAAGAGGcagctccctctccctcaccGGGACTCTCAAGACGGTAGCACACAGACTGACAGCTCTCCGAGTGAG GTCACTAAGACACCTAAACTTCTTCAGGACAGCAAAGAGATTAGACAGGCCCTGCTGCAAGCCAGGAACGTCATG CAATCATGGCTGCTAGTCTCTAGAGAGCTGATATCCTTGCTGCACTTGTCCCTGACACACATGACAGAAGACAGGATGACAGTGAGTCAGGAG TCTCAGCGTGCAGACACCCTGATTTCCTCCTGCTCTCATGTCCTGAAGAAGCTGAGGGCAAAGCTCCAGAGCCTCagaacagaaagggaggaggcGAGGCACAGAGAGGAAATGGCCCTGAAAGGCAAAGATGCG GCAGAGGCAGTACTGGAGGCTTTCCGCACACATGCCAGCCAGCGCATCAGCCAACTGGAACAGGATTTGACATCAATGCGGACGTTCAGAGGCCTTCTACAGGAGGCCCAGACCCAGCTG ACAGAGCTTCACACAGAGCAggaggagctggctcagcagacAGTGAGTCTGACTTCTGCCTTGCAGCAGGACTGGACATCAGTCCACCTGGAT TATGGGACATGGGCAGCTTTGCTGAGTCGGGCTCGAGGACTCACAGAGAAGCTCACAATCAAGAGCCGGCAGGCCCTTCAGGAGCGGGATGCTGCAGTCGAGGAAAAGAAGCAG GTTTCAAAGAAACTTGAACAAGTCTCTGCCCATCTAGAGGATTATAAAGACCAAATAGAACAGCTGAAGTTGGAAAATAGTCACCTTACCACag AGCTCCAGGCTCAGCTGCAGAGTCTGACTAGCACAGAGAGCCAGCTGAAAGAACTGCAGAGTCAGCATACCCACTGTGTGCAGGACCTGGCCACGAAGGATGAGCTGCTGTGTCAGCTTACCCAGAGCAACAAGGAGCAGACTGCTCA ATggcaaaagaaggaaatggaactACAACACACGCAAGCACAGCTGCAGCATCAGCGGGCTGTGCTGGCCAAGGAGGTGCAGGATCTGAAGGAGACCCTGGAG TTTGCAGACCAAGAGAGTCAAGTTGCTCACCTGGAGCTGGGCCAGATCGAGTGTCAGCTGAGAGGCACACTAGAAGTGCTGCGGGAGCGCAGCCTGCAATGCGAGACTCTCAGGGACACTGTGCAGAACCTGAA GGCTGAGCTGGCCAGCACTACAGCAAGGCATGAGAAACAGGCCCTGGAGAAGACATCCCAGCATTCTCAAGAGCTGAGGTTGCTGACCCAGCAGCTACAGAGTCTCAGCCTCTTCTTACAGGCAAAGCTAAAGGAGAACAAG GCTGAATCAGAGGTCATTCTACCCAGCACAGGCTGTGCTCCAGCCCAGGAACACCCTCTACTCAATGACAGTACCATTTCAGAAAACACCCTGACAGCAGTGGCAGATGAAG agCCAGAACCGGTTCCCGTGCCATTGCTTGGAAGTGATAAGAGTGCTTTCACCCGAGTAGCATCGGCCATGTCCCCCCAGCCTACAG AGACCCCAGACCTGGAGAAGAGCCTGGCAGAGATGAGTACTACGTTACTGGAGCTTCAGAGCCTGTGTTCTCTGCTGCAAGAGTCTAGAGAAGAAGCCGTTGGGGCCCTGCAGAGGAAAAT CTGTGAACTGCAGACCAGACTGCAGGACCAAGAAgaagagcaccaggaagcccAGAAGGCAAAGGAAGCAGACATAGAGAAGCTGAACCAGACCTTGTGCTTGTGCTACAAG aatgaaaaggagctccaggagctgatacagaagcaGAGCGAGAAGATCCTCGGGCAGATAGACAAGAGTAGTGAGCTCATA AGTCTCAGGAAGGAGGTGACCGAGCTCACACATTCACTGCGGCatgcagagacagagaataaa